One genomic region from Leifsonia poae encodes:
- a CDS encoding IS481 family transposase, with translation MSKPEVLIQAVVIEGLSYGQVAARYGVSKSLVHRLYHRWLDEGDAAFQARSSRPLSSPNRTSPGVSARILQLRDQLTAAGLDAGADTILAHLDRDGHTPSRATIWRILSRAGLVVPQPQKRPRSSFQRFAAERPNQTWQSDFTHWALTDGRDTEIIGWLDDHSRYLLHLSVHYRVSGKTVTDTFTAAALLHGFPASTLTDNGNVYTTKYAGGARGRGTANAFETLLALEGITQKNGRPYKPTTQGKIERFWQTLKKYLAAHPAATISDLQTVLDDFRDYYNQQRPHRALNRQTPAFAYALIPKAEPTTPGDPNLWRARYDTIDPGGKVSPRYGNRMLHLGVGRHHARTEIIILIHNHDATIISLDGTVLGDYRIDPKQSYQPKLKTAEPQKPRVQPFTMS, from the coding sequence GTGAGCAAACCCGAGGTGCTGATCCAGGCTGTCGTCATTGAAGGACTCTCCTACGGGCAGGTCGCGGCCCGTTACGGCGTCTCGAAATCGTTGGTTCATCGGCTGTATCACCGCTGGTTGGATGAGGGCGATGCGGCGTTTCAGGCTCGGTCGTCTCGGCCGTTGTCGTCCCCGAACCGAACCTCACCGGGGGTGTCCGCCCGGATCCTGCAGCTGCGCGATCAGCTGACCGCGGCGGGACTGGACGCCGGGGCGGATACGATCCTCGCCCACCTCGACCGGGACGGCCACACACCCTCCCGAGCGACAATCTGGCGGATCCTCAGCCGAGCCGGCCTGGTCGTCCCGCAACCGCAGAAACGACCCCGCAGCTCCTTCCAGCGGTTCGCCGCGGAGCGCCCGAACCAGACTTGGCAATCCGACTTCACCCATTGGGCGCTGACCGACGGCCGGGACACCGAGATCATCGGTTGGCTCGACGACCACTCCCGATACCTGCTGCACCTGTCCGTCCACTACCGGGTTTCCGGGAAGACCGTCACCGACACCTTCACCGCCGCTGCCCTGCTCCACGGTTTCCCCGCCTCGACCCTGACCGATAACGGCAACGTCTACACCACCAAATACGCCGGCGGCGCGCGCGGGCGAGGAACCGCGAACGCGTTCGAAACCCTTCTCGCCCTCGAGGGCATCACCCAGAAGAACGGGCGCCCCTACAAACCCACCACCCAGGGCAAAATCGAACGGTTCTGGCAAACCCTGAAGAAGTACTTGGCCGCCCACCCCGCCGCCACCATCAGCGACCTGCAAACCGTCCTCGACGACTTCCGCGACTACTACAACCAGCAGCGCCCGCACCGAGCATTGAACCGACAAACCCCAGCATTCGCCTACGCGCTGATCCCGAAGGCCGAACCAACCACACCCGGCGACCCGAACCTCTGGCGGGCCCGCTACGACACGATCGATCCCGGCGGGAAAGTCTCACCCCGCTACGGCAACCGAATGCTGCACCTCGGAGTCGGCCGACACCACGCCAGAACCGAGATCATCATCCTCATCCACAACCACGACGCAACCATCATCAGCCTCGACGGCACCGTCCTCGGCGACTACAGAATCGACCCAAAACAGAGCTACCAACCCAAACTGAAAACGGCCGAACCCCAAAAACCGCGGGTTCAGCCGTTCACAATGTCCTGA
- the dcd gene encoding dCTP deaminase, giving the protein MLLSDRDIKSELSTGRIALEPFEAGMIQPSSVDVRLDRFFRLFDNHKYPFIDPAEDQPELTHLVEVEPDQPFILHPGEFVLGSTFELVSLPDDVAARLEGKSSLGRLGLLTHSTAGFIDPGFSGHVTLELSNVATLPIKLWPGMKIGQMCFFRLSSAAERPYGSTEYSSRYQGQRGPTASRSFLNFHRTDVSSTEAGRPGN; this is encoded by the coding sequence GTGCTTCTCTCTGATCGCGATATCAAGTCCGAGCTGTCGACGGGTCGCATCGCCCTCGAGCCATTCGAAGCGGGGATGATCCAGCCGTCGAGTGTGGATGTGCGTCTCGACCGGTTCTTCCGGCTGTTCGACAACCACAAGTATCCGTTCATCGACCCTGCTGAAGACCAGCCGGAGCTCACCCACCTCGTCGAGGTGGAGCCCGACCAGCCGTTCATTCTGCACCCGGGCGAGTTCGTGCTTGGGTCGACGTTCGAGCTGGTGTCGCTGCCGGACGATGTGGCCGCGCGGCTGGAAGGCAAGAGCTCGCTCGGCCGGCTCGGGCTGCTCACGCATTCGACGGCCGGGTTCATCGACCCGGGCTTCTCGGGACATGTCACGCTCGAGCTGAGCAATGTGGCGACGCTGCCGATCAAGCTGTGGCCGGGTATGAAGATCGGGCAGATGTGCTTCTTCCGGTTGTCGTCGGCGGCCGAACGGCCCTACGGGTCGACCGAGTACAGTTCCCGCTACCAGGGTCAGCGCGGGCCGACGGCTTCGCGTTCGTTCCTCAACTTCCACCGCACCGACGTTTCGAGCACGGAGGCGGGGCGCCCGGGCAACTGA
- a CDS encoding GTP pyrophosphokinase: MRAFRESFARFIMPYKFAIDEIATKVSILREEFSELHDYNPIEHISTRLKSADSIEQKIARKQCAPSFDAIRESVTDIAGVRIVCSFVSDVYHVFSMLTEQEDLRVLTVKDYISTPKPNGYKSLHVIVEVPVFLSEGSVRVPVEVQLRTVAMDFWASLEHKIYYKYDGVVPAQLLADLTTAAVTANSLDVTMEKLHQQVKNGDADGSRPIAV; the protein is encoded by the coding sequence ATGCGCGCATTCCGTGAGAGCTTCGCGCGGTTCATCATGCCGTACAAGTTCGCGATCGACGAGATCGCCACCAAGGTCTCGATTCTGCGCGAAGAGTTCTCCGAGTTGCACGACTACAACCCGATCGAGCACATCTCGACGCGCCTCAAATCAGCGGACAGCATCGAGCAGAAGATCGCGCGCAAACAGTGCGCACCCTCCTTCGACGCGATCCGCGAATCCGTCACCGACATCGCCGGTGTGCGCATCGTGTGCAGCTTCGTCTCCGACGTGTACCACGTGTTCTCCATGCTCACCGAGCAGGAAGACCTGAGGGTGCTCACGGTGAAGGACTACATCTCGACGCCGAAACCGAACGGCTACAAGAGCCTGCACGTGATCGTGGAGGTTCCGGTCTTCCTCAGCGAGGGCAGCGTGCGGGTGCCCGTCGAAGTGCAGCTGCGCACGGTGGCGATGGACTTCTGGGCCAGTCTCGAGCACAAGATCTACTACAAGTACGACGGGGTCGTCCCGGCCCAGCTGCTCGCCGATCTGACCACCGCAGCGGTCACGGCCAACAGCTTGGACGTGACGATGGAGAAGCTCCACCAGCAGGTGAAGAACGGCGATGCAGACGGATCCCGGCCCATCGCCGTATAA
- the idi gene encoding isopentenyl-diphosphate Delta-isomerase, translating into MTSSREEVVLLADDGTPVGVADKASVHTRETPLHLAFSCHLFDGEGRILVTRRALEKRTWPGVWTNSFCGHPAPGEALEDAVRRRASDELGATIDNLTLALPDFRYRAVDAAGIVENEICPVFTATVDPDLAPVPSEVAEWEWVDVRTLLTAVVATPWAFSPWLTLQLPALYENTALEASEQL; encoded by the coding sequence ATGACCTCATCTCGCGAAGAAGTCGTGCTCCTCGCCGACGACGGAACGCCCGTCGGCGTGGCCGACAAGGCGAGCGTGCACACCCGGGAGACCCCGCTGCACCTCGCCTTCTCCTGCCACCTCTTCGACGGGGAGGGACGCATCCTCGTCACCCGGCGCGCCCTCGAGAAGCGCACCTGGCCCGGCGTCTGGACCAACTCGTTCTGCGGTCACCCCGCCCCGGGCGAGGCACTCGAAGACGCCGTGCGCCGCCGGGCATCGGATGAGCTGGGCGCGACGATCGACAACCTCACCCTGGCTCTCCCCGATTTCCGCTACCGCGCGGTCGATGCGGCCGGAATCGTCGAGAACGAGATCTGTCCCGTCTTCACTGCGACCGTCGACCCCGACCTGGCGCCCGTCCCCTCCGAAGTTGCGGAGTGGGAATGGGTCGATGTGCGCACTCTGCTCACGGCGGTCGTCGCCACCCCGTGGGCCTTCAGCCCGTGGTTGACACTGCAGCTGCCGGCCCTCTATGAGAACACGGCCCTCGAAGCTTCAGAACAGCTGTGA
- a CDS encoding MarR family winged helix-turn-helix transcriptional regulator: MLDALEAAERAGTDLSISALAQAVGVDQPRASRLVQEGVERGLVRRIQDPTDARRSLIQLTSAGRTQITEVRTHRRSAVEEAIASFTPEEARTFATLFDRFVHAWPRD, encoded by the coding sequence ATGCTCGACGCGCTGGAGGCGGCCGAGCGCGCCGGCACCGACCTGTCGATCAGCGCGCTCGCCCAGGCGGTCGGCGTGGACCAGCCGCGGGCCAGCCGCCTCGTTCAGGAAGGGGTGGAGCGCGGGCTCGTGCGCCGAATCCAGGACCCGACGGATGCGCGGCGCAGCCTCATCCAGCTCACGAGCGCCGGGCGCACGCAGATCACCGAGGTGCGAACGCACCGTCGCTCCGCCGTGGAGGAGGCGATCGCGTCGTTCACCCCCGAGGAAGCGCGCACGTTCGCCACCCTCTTCGACCGCTTCGTGCACGCCTGGCCCCGCGACTGA
- a CDS encoding MFS transporter, translating to MTNDPSAGGADGAADQPAAPATTDALLTTASPLFLDSTTERHIPRGRVVAWALWDWGGAAFNAVITTFVFTVYLTGSLFVEPALVAARNAESDPHGPAHAAVTAAEAPLSSGLGWGLAIAGVVVALLAPVLGQRTDGSGRRKLWLGVNTGVVVLVTALMFFVVGAPDYFLVGVFLVAVGTVFYEIATVNYNAMLVQVSTPKTVGRVSGFGWGAGYLGGIVLLLIVYFGLVVENSDGTGGFLHATEDAGLNIRIIALIAAAWTLIFSLPVLLAVPEIPAQSRSVRVGFFRSYAVLVRDVGRLWKESRNTVLFLIASALFRDGLVGVFTFGGILAQGTFGFSSGQVIIFAIAANVVAGVSTLISGRLDDRFGAKPVIVTSLIGLIIAGLAVFFAHDLGAGAFWIGGLVLCLFVGPAQSASRTFLARITPVGREGEVFGLYATTGRAVSFLAPLLFATFVAMGGAQFWGILGIVIVLAIGLALLIPVRASR from the coding sequence ATGACGAACGACCCGAGCGCGGGCGGTGCCGACGGCGCCGCGGACCAGCCGGCCGCTCCCGCCACCACGGATGCGCTCCTGACCACCGCGAGCCCCCTCTTCCTCGACTCGACGACCGAACGGCACATCCCCCGCGGTCGTGTCGTCGCCTGGGCGCTGTGGGATTGGGGTGGCGCGGCTTTCAACGCGGTCATCACCACATTCGTGTTCACGGTGTACCTCACCGGCAGCCTGTTCGTGGAGCCCGCTCTGGTGGCGGCCCGGAATGCGGAGAGCGACCCCCACGGCCCGGCGCACGCCGCCGTCACCGCGGCCGAAGCCCCGCTGTCGAGCGGTCTCGGGTGGGGCCTCGCCATCGCCGGGGTCGTCGTGGCTCTGCTCGCGCCGGTGCTCGGCCAGCGCACCGACGGTTCAGGCAGACGCAAACTCTGGCTCGGTGTGAACACCGGCGTCGTCGTGCTGGTGACCGCGCTCATGTTCTTCGTCGTCGGTGCGCCGGACTACTTCCTCGTCGGCGTCTTCCTGGTGGCCGTCGGCACCGTGTTCTACGAGATCGCCACGGTCAACTACAACGCCATGCTCGTGCAGGTCTCCACCCCGAAGACGGTGGGCCGGGTGAGCGGCTTCGGCTGGGGCGCCGGATACCTCGGCGGCATCGTCCTGCTCCTGATCGTCTACTTCGGCCTCGTCGTCGAGAACAGCGACGGCACCGGCGGCTTTCTGCACGCGACCGAGGATGCCGGGCTCAACATCCGCATCATCGCCCTGATCGCTGCGGCGTGGACGCTGATCTTCTCCCTGCCGGTGCTGCTCGCCGTGCCCGAGATCCCAGCGCAGTCGCGCTCGGTGCGCGTCGGCTTCTTCCGGTCCTACGCCGTGCTCGTGCGCGACGTCGGACGGCTCTGGAAGGAGAGCCGCAACACGGTGCTGTTCCTCATCGCCTCGGCTCTCTTCCGGGATGGGCTCGTGGGCGTGTTCACGTTCGGCGGCATTCTCGCACAGGGCACCTTCGGCTTCTCGAGCGGCCAGGTGATCATCTTCGCGATCGCGGCCAATGTGGTCGCCGGCGTGAGCACTCTGATCTCGGGCCGCCTCGACGACCGCTTCGGGGCCAAACCGGTGATCGTGACCTCATTGATCGGCCTGATCATCGCGGGGCTCGCGGTGTTCTTCGCCCACGACCTCGGCGCCGGCGCGTTCTGGATCGGCGGCCTCGTCCTGTGCCTGTTCGTCGGACCGGCGCAGTCGGCGAGCCGCACCTTCCTGGCACGGATCACCCCGGTCGGTCGCGAGGGCGAGGTCTTCGGACTCTACGCCACCACGGGACGCGCGGTCAGCTTCCTGGCACCGTTGCTGTTCGCGACATTCGTGGCGATGGGAGGCGCGCAGTTCTGGGGCATCCTCGGCATCGTCATCGTGCTGGCCATCGGGCTCGCCCTCCTGATCCCGGTGCGCGCCTCCCGCTGA